The genomic segment AATCGTACAAGGTATCTGACGTACAGTTTCAAGATGGTGACCTGAGAAATTGACGTGTTACACATCGCATGGCATTAGCGGCGAGGACATCGAAAGCGAGTGCGGTGCATCGGAATGCATAACGTGCACAGTTCCTTCTTTGATTCCCAACGTTGCAGTCTGCTTTTTGTCCCACCGAAAACATTGATGGCCGTCAAGACAAAAGGAACTTGCGCCTGAGTAAATAGTGGTATCACGCTTTGGCCGGTCCGGCAATTATCCGCAAGAGTCATCCCTTTCTTCGAACGTGCACCTTCAGCTATGGTGTCAGTCATTATACTTCAGCTTAAACAATAGCAAACAGAAATAACGGCTGCTTTATTCAGCGAGCACCACGTAAATGCCGAACGCCGCGACAAACAACCACAACCGTACCAGGCTATAGCAAACAACGCTCGCACGCTTGGCGCCAAGGTCGACGGCAGTGGGCCGCTCGGTGCGCATAGGCGAGACGAGGAGTTGGGGAACTGAAAGGTATCTGTAAATGTTGTCGCGACGGGCGGCGCGGCCGATGTGATAGTGATAGTGGGATCATATTTACGCTGTGCCGAGAgaaaatgtgctcttttcttgtgTGCATTGACCACCGCTAAGCCCCTGGGCCTGTGTGACGCTATTAACTCACTGTATTTTTCGTGCGGTGCGCCGTTGGTGATCATCATAGTTCTGTACATTCGCGCTGTCTTTGTTTCCGGCTCCATAACAACCTCTTGCACTCTCGCCGCACTCGCATCGGATCACAGTGCACGGAAAAATGTGCTGAAAGTTGTGCTATCGTGTGCAGTTCATCCGTAATTCAACAGCGTTTACGCCGGAAGCACAATTCGTACAATCAATGCGGCATAAACTGACACGATGGAACGTTTGCCGAGGATGCTTCAAAAGGTACGTCCGGTGCTTGGCGCATTCTTATGGTTCGTGTAGTGTGCCCTGTCATGTGCAGCAGAAGATTGGTACAGCTACAAAATGTTTGTTCTTCATGTCGTAGGGCACATTTAGCGAAAGGCTTCACGAAAATTGCTCTGAGACTTATTCATGTTGCTAAGGGTTTCATCTATTGTTTATTTGCATTCTGTTGGGAAGTATGCTAGCGCCGGGGATTGCTTGGTTCTAACgagcacaaaaattcaagcagggaatGTTACGTCAACGCGCGACGGCACCCCATTGCTTTGTCGGACTCGTGAGAAGATTTTAGCATCTATGCAAATTTTTCGCTAATTGATTGTCGCCAAGGCAACCTGTGTGGTGTTCGCTGTGTTCTTGTGCATTTGACGCGTTAAAACCATCTTTGATGTAAGAATGATATATTTGTCCAAGCGGATGTAACTTCATGTAACTGGCAGTAAGACAGCTTCTCACAATTTAACGCAGTCGTGTTAAATCACAACATTGCAGGTTCAGCAGTGCTTACAATAAGCTGAACATTTCTTACTGTTTAGGAATGTCAATAGTTTCTGAGACGGAGGCACTTCTGCAACACATAGGAGCCTGCGGCACTAATGCAGCCGGAAGAGAACTGCAAAGCATCGGGTCTGCTCGCATTGACAAGGTGCGTACAAAACGGTCCCGGTCATTTATGACTTCTAGGTTATCTGTGTATTTTGTACCTGCCGACGTTTCTCAATATCTcgcgcaatttacaaattgtactCATTGTTCAATTTTACTAATGTAATGGTTTTAAAGGTGTTCAGAGATGAGGTGGCAtgagattacgaaaatgcatgtAAAATATAGTCATGACCTTTGTGCTGCTTTCATAATTCCTAGCAATCAACTATCCCTAACGAAAATAacagaggggcacttgctttaGGCAAGTTTGAGATACGTTCCTGAAGCAGGGAGAATTGGCAGTTACAAAAGCACTCACAAGAACTCGCTGATATAAAAACAATGTCGTCAGTTTCGGCTGTTGTAAGTGTGATGCTTGCGTGCTGCGTGTCAAGGTAAGTAATGGTTAACAATGTATGCACAGAAAAATGCGCTTGCTGAGGGAAGGCCTTAGAAGTTCATGCTTTCTTTCCAACACAGTATTTCTGTCTAGAATTTTTGCAAAATATGAAGTGCACAGTCTGGCAGGTTTGGCATAAAATGTACAAAACTATTGCTTTAGATTTTAATGTAGCTAATAAATAATGCGTTCCTAACGCAGCTTAACGTCAAGGTTGAAACTGATCTCTGATGTCACATCAATTGCAGGTTGTAATAACGTGGTATCACAAAGTATCGGTTACGCATTCCACTTGGTGCAGTGGCCGCAGTTCAGAGTATAACCGAAAGCTGGGTATGCTTTGCCCTTCTGCACATGACGTAAGATAGAACTATGCTATGGCTTTTCTTACAGTGGCACCATTTCTCTCACCTTCTCCTCCTTATTACTCTGTCAACTTGCTAATGCGCACAACTTCTAGAGGCTTGATTATGATATTGACTGCTGAAATTTGCTGTTGTGGTAACCTCAAAAGCATGCTGTACTTTGCGTGCATTTTAGGATGGCTAACTCTAAAAATGTAATTGGCTGTGGCATTCTGAGAGAAACAAGGTTTTTGTTCTGAGTAATGAATACATCCATTATTCGTATTTTCTGGCACTCTTCCCCAGAACAGCCTATAGGCTGCTCTCCGAAAAGGAACCAGAAAATATTATGAtatcatcgagagatgctcaagagatgagCCGCCGTGAGAACTATGATGAAGTGGGTCTGTACCTCTGGCGCGAGTGAGTGTCgacctggctgtctggctccagtgcaagcagcctgtaaatagcctctttcgtctgtgtctttccacatgtaacattctggtggagatTAGCGATCCCCATCCTCGCCaaggaactccgaagtggtcggtacatcgagcttgttcCCCATTCCTACTGgttacgagaccgcctctgcaacggcttcgggtTATCCGACTGCtacaatcgtcacggttgcccaacatggCGACCCTGGTGCGTtctgtggcctggagggacaggatgttgacgaaATGATCAAGCTATAAGAACACGCCAGTACTAATAACAAGTGGGAACCAACAATTCTTGGCACCCCTCGCGTgcggcaccaaacgcatgacgacgagataatcAGTTGAGGCAGTttgaaagaaaagctacgggaactgttcggcgaccccatttgCCGCAAGGTTGTCGCgcgaaaggctcttgcgtctcgtgttcagacatcgaCAGAGctgtacgtttcatacatcctcgacgtcttggctcaaTGCCGCAAGGCggacgatactatgtctgaagcagacaaagtggcacatgtgctaaatgGCATCGCCAATGACGCTTTTGATtagcttgttttcggcaacgtgtcaactatcgacgccatcatgaaaGAATGCCGTCaacttgaacaagctaagagccgccacaccacacacatcacgcggctacccaacactgctgctacgtcgatatgtgagggtcgaccgcgtcagaccaccacctgtgacgacgtaaccctTATTGCTCACTGCGAGCTAGAGACCGCCTGTTCACCACCTTTCTCCACGACGCCCATCGATGCGCCAGTAACCACGATTgcgccgccagcaaccacgattgccatgattcaggccgtTGCAAGGCAGGAATTTGACAACGTGGGTCtaaactccgtgtgttcaacatctAAACCCAGCGTTCTCTAGCACTCCTCTACGTCCCCGGCAGTACTTTTCTGCCACAtatcgccgcaacccgtccgaatggcgtaccacTGATGACAGGCCGATATGCTTCGACTGCtgccgcatcggccacgtcgctcgtcactaccgcaaccgatggccacctcctcgatCCTCCGAcgtacgccgccacttattcccgcacctttggaccttctgttccctatgccacccgccatgaacctcTGCCGCTGATGCTACCGCTCCGAACTTTCGCTACAGCAGGTCTCCCTCActtcgacgccatcagtctcgtgcTCCCCAAGcccgtcgcttctctccgccgcctatcgcctcccggatccagccggaaaactaggcactgcagcgtCAGGAGGTGAATCttcgttgtcgaccctgccctcaaatctagtgctcacgttacctacgaggCAAAACCTtgttgacgttgacgttgatggctatcctatAAGGGCACACATCGATACAGGATCACATTTTTCTGTtatatgagtgctgccttccgacgacgactgaacaagctcctcaccacAGTGTCGGAACGCCTCGTCCGCGTCgcagatggcggtactgtgcctatcatcgacATGTGTACGGTAAGtatcagcatcgccggccgccacactcctgtcctcttcaccgtgattgctcattgccctcACGACCTAattttttgaagaaaggcgtacaattctggtggggtacttcagaagccaccgccttctctcgcctcctcactcttctaacctcaccatcCATTCTGGCCCACTTCTAGCCttatgcccctacagaattgcgtacagttgccagcggtcatggcgtaggtgccgtgtTAGCCCAAAGTCAGCAAGACCAAGATCGCGTTGTTGCTTATGCGAGctgcctcctagcaccatcggagcccATTGACtcctctgccagtaccctttgcattgagttgccgattctcgcggAACCTTCTGACGTGCCCCAGttccgcctacgccccaccggctttcttcaccTGCTGCCATATTGGACTGTTGTCTTCTCCGCAAGTCCCTGATGGccagtacctcgtcactcctctgcccgacattgcactacagtataacgttaccgtgcctcacagtatacttgtAATATTACTGCAAACTGCACTTTCATGCGTattttaactttggattggcaaagcaaattctaccgtaAGGTATTAGCCTTGCCAACGTTGACTGTCTCGgtgaccatcacgtggcagctttATCGACCACttcttcttgcgagcttagcaggcccctcgcgccatcATCGGGCGCCTATCACAACATAGACAAAATGGTTGTGACGGACCTGCCCTCTGCgaaggctgaagacctttgccaagtattatcatACAACCGAGATATTTTCGAATTCGACGattgccctttaggccagacgctcgcggtcaagcattggattcttactggcgatgttACGCCTATTCACGGaagaccgtatcgagtttctgcgtcggaacgccgagtcaTTCAAAGTCAACCTAACAAAATGCTAggtaaaaacatcattgagccttgtTCAAGTCCCTGGGCGCCACCTGTGGTATTGGTTAAAAAGGACGGCACGTGCGTGGCGCATCTGCGTAGACTGCCGTCATCTGAACATCACTAAGACGGACGTTTACCCGCTGCCACGTagagatgacgcccttgactgcctgtaccgttccagctatttctcttctattgatcttcgttctggatactagCGCATTGCtattgacgatatggacagagaataCACTGCGCTCATCACGCAtaatggcctataccaatttaaagtaatgccatttgcattatgcaacgcccctgccatgTTTGATTGTATGATGGACttcttgctccaaggtttcaaatggtccacatgtctctgctacctcgacgacgttatcgtcttctcgccaacgttcgataCTCActttgagcgtctaacaactgtacttgatgtatttctaaaggcgaagctgcaacgtaactcgcccaaatgtcgttTCGTCCGCCGCCAAATtgctgttctgggccacctcgttgacgcttccggagtgcaGCCTCATCCCGACAaaactttccggttccgaagacagccgcagacgttcgaagttttgtatgGCTATGTTCGTACATTCGTCGTATTAAACAAGATTTTGCGGccattgctagacccctcactaatctttttaagaaaggcgtacaattctggTGGGGTACGAAGGTGGAAGGTGGCGAGAGAAGCCACCGCCTTCTCTCGCCTCGTCACTCACCTCACCATCCATTCTGGCCCACTTGCCCCTACAGATTTGCGTACAGtcgccagcggtcatggcgtaggtgccgtgtTAGCCCAATGTCAGCATGACcaagatcgcgttattgcttatccgagccgcctcctagcaccatgggagcgcaactattccattacggaacgagaatgccttgctgttgtctgggcggttgtgaagttccgtccttaccttcatggtcgccctttttccgtggTGACTGATCATCATGCCGTCTGCTGGCTTTCATctctaaaagatcctacaggccagCTACAAGAATTGTCATATTCCGTGGTTTAGCaatctggccgcctgcaccaagacgctgatagcttgtcgcgttaccctgttgacgactcttgactcctccaatattgccggTGCTGCTTACGTATGTTCTGTattacagctgcttcatttccccTATGAGCAACGTCGTgccgcctacatcagagcactcatcggcCGTCACTCCGGTTGATGCAACTCTATGCATCTtcatcctccgcgacggtactctgtacagTCGTAACCTTCATTCGCACgactctgagttcctacttgtaatacctaaacacctccgctcaaccgctctagaagagcttcacgacgcaccaacggtaggacacctcggcgtatatCGAACCTATGACCGTTTACGTCGCCGtatttttctggccgggccttgcccgtttcCTACGACATTACGTCGTcgcttgtgaactttgcaacgatgcaagaagcctaccagctccccgctggttacctgcagccgctcgacatccctgccgagcccttccatcgtgtcggcttagacatTCTTGGCCCATTTCTGgcatctacatcaggaaacaagtgggttgcagttgcGGTGAACTACGCGACTCGCTACGCCATAACCCACGCGcttccgaccagttgtgcaactgCTGTTGCGGATTTCTTCCTTCATATAacattgatgcatggtgctccgcatcAATTGCTAACAGTctgtggccgtacgtttttggccactCCAATTGTTCATTCCAAGGCAATTTGTGCTCAATCAAGCATAAATTTACCTCCTACCACCCTGAAACGAACCGCCTCACTGAGTGCTTGAACCGCACTCTTatagacatgctatccaaatacattTCAGACGaacaccgtgactgggacctggctttaccttacattacctttgcgtacaactcttcccgtctcaaCACTGCTGGCTTTTaccctttttacctcttgtacgGCCGGCATCGCACAGTTTGCGACGGTTCCACTGcaaactgtgcttccgtccaccacagcttcaactagcgcttatgcccgtgatgccatcgcccatgctgaccatgctcgccaacttgcccgcgctcgtctacaagtgtctcaagacaaacagaagcaacgctacgaccttcgtcgccgtgatgtccatattgtgcccggcaccctcttGTTGGTTTCGTCCCCATCGCCTAAAGTTGGTCTTTTTGAAAAACTGcattcctgttacacaggcccatatcgcgtgctccgccaagtgaccgatgtcacctatgaaatcgttctagccacgcccactacgtcctccgccgtgacaaccagtgacattatCCACGTCGTCCGACTCAAATactacaactctccacgcaccTTCGATATTTAACAACACCGTGACAGCGATTTTGTcgtcggcgggggggggggtagtattacgatatcagagagatgctcaagagacgagccgccgcgagaacgacgatgaagtgggtctgtgcctttggcgcgtcggcctggctgtctggctccagtgtaaatagtctgtaaatagcctctttcgccTGTCTTTTCACATCTAACAATATTTTCTCACTGAAGAAAAGTGTTTTATGCACGCCATGCTCAAGCCATGGTGTTCTACAATAATTACATCATATCTGCTATGTCAACAGCTACACACTATTGAAAGCGGCCAACAAAGGTCAGTACGGACTTTGACGGTTAAAATGTCCTGGCTACCTAATGTTTACCCTTGACACCCTCTGCCGTAGACAACGAACATGACTAGCTTTCGGGACAAGTACAAACGGAATAAGCACTTGTTAAAATATTGAGTTAGTACCATAATGAGTCCTCACCCAAAGGtcaatttcattctttctttgccATTTAAGCCATGACGCCATGTTTCTCTTAGCCTATTGAATTGCATCACACTAGGGGAGCCCCATTTATTTGTCCCTTGACAGTGACTCCTGTTATTCAGTTTTTTTTGTTGCTTGGCGCACAATGGTACTTAAGCAAGGCCGAAGTGGTTTGAATGTGTACAGTATGACAGTGTACTGATGTGTTTGGTCTTACAGGAACGCTAAACAGAAACACTACATCAGTTCATATGCATCAAGTatcctttctttttgtgctgaATTTTGATGGGAGGTTATTAATAAGAGAGTGTGTGAAGTTCTAAGCCCAATTTTCTTCCAAATTTTGCACCAATATATCACTGCCTGTACATCAGGGGGACATTAcgcattccaaaattttttaCTGCATTTTGAATGCTTCGGCTCAATAAATTGCTAAATACAGCATTTGGCTTTGCTAGAAGGCTTATAGCCAATATTTGCCAAAAGAATTTAGGCCTTTTCAGACGGTAATTTAGTGCGGGAACTTTATTGTGGTTTCACCACCTGTATTTCGTTCCTTACTTTTCCTGGCTAAACAAGCCTCTTGATTCTGTAACTTCAGTGTTTTCCTGATAGAGCGGAAGAGTAACCTAATAATGCATCTCAGATAATAATTTTTTACCTTCAGTGTCCCCTTAAAGATTTCTGATTGATGTGATATGAGACAACGCTGCCCAAAATGATAATGCTTGTCAGCGGGTTGCGTTTTCATGTAGTCAGTCACCAGTACTGTCTTTGAGGTGCTGGGAGATGTCACTGTACTTGCTTGTCATTCTCGAAGTCACTAAAAAGCGATAAACAGCCTTTATTTGAAATGTCCTGCAGTAAATTATATCATACTGTGTTTTTTGAAGCTCTGGtggagagaaacaactttattgacccTTAATAAAATAGAGCGCGTCAAGCGCCTGCtggggtggctccctcttcacAGGTTCCATATGCTTCCAGGCGCCGCCATATGCTTCCGGGCGCCGCCATATGCTTCCGGGCGCCGCCAGACTCCTGGTGGCGCCCGCTGCATCTGCTGCCGGCCACGTCACCTGGTGACGACGCT from the Dermacentor variabilis isolate Ectoservices chromosome 9, ASM5094787v1, whole genome shotgun sequence genome contains:
- the LOC142557009 gene encoding uncharacterized protein LOC142557009, encoding MQPEENCKASGLLALTRRRHMLPGAAICFRAPPDSWWRPLHLLPATSPGDDALKPGLEAQLLLRPLLPSRERAVPGP